A region of Paenibacillus thiaminolyticus DNA encodes the following proteins:
- the rpoE gene encoding DNA-directed RNA polymerase subunit delta, which translates to MSTPLELKLDPDKVQEMPMVDIAFLVLKAANTPFYYRDLMNEVAKLRRLSEEQINDVIAQLYTEINIDGRFACVGNNLWGLKRWYPVDRSEESMGTKRPRIINDDDDDLEDDDIFVEEDDSYNNEEDFDFVDEDSEDDEEMYVDEEEEAEVEEEVMIDEEEIDEDNPDEEEEPDMDEDKDQ; encoded by the coding sequence ATGAGCACCCCGTTGGAATTGAAGTTAGATCCCGACAAAGTGCAAGAAATGCCGATGGTGGATATTGCTTTCCTCGTACTGAAAGCAGCCAACACGCCTTTCTACTACCGTGATCTGATGAATGAAGTTGCGAAGCTTCGCAGACTCAGCGAAGAGCAAATTAATGATGTCATTGCACAGTTATATACGGAAATCAACATTGATGGCCGCTTTGCGTGCGTAGGGAACAATCTCTGGGGCTTGAAGCGCTGGTATCCTGTCGATCGCTCGGAAGAGTCGATGGGCACGAAGCGTCCTCGCATCATTAATGATGACGACGATGATCTGGAAGATGATGATATCTTCGTCGAAGAGGACGACAGCTACAACAATGAGGAAGACTTCGACTTCGTGGATGAAGACAGCGAAGATGATGAAGAAATGTATGTGGATGAAGAAGAAGAGGCCGAAGTAGAAGAGGAAGTCATGATCGATGAGGAAGAGATCGATGAAGACAACCCTGACGAGGAAGAAGAGCCGGATATGGACGAGGATAAAGATCAGTAA
- a CDS encoding CTP synthase codes for MAKYIFVTGGVVSSLGKGITAASLGRLLKNRGLKVTIQKFDPYINVDPGTMSPYQHGEVFVTDDGAETDLDLGHYERFIDINLSKNSNVTTGKVYSSVISKERRGEYLGGTVQVIPHITNEIKERVFRAGKEAGSDVVITEIGGTVGDIESLPFLEAIRQIKSDVGRDNVMYIHVTLIPYIKAAGEVKTKPTQHSVKELRSIGIQPNMLVCRTEHALSEDLKRKISLFCDIDANAVVECRDASTLYEVPLMLRDQGMDDIVVNHLKLETQQPDMTEWIKLVDRVKQLQGQVEIAIVGKYVALHDAYLSVVEALAHAGFDANTEVNIRWVNAEEITDDNARERLEGVHGILVPGGFGDRGIEGKVSAIRYAREQKIPFFGICLGMQVAVIEYARSVLGMTGANSSEINPSTDYPVIDLLPEQKDIEDLGGTMRLGLYPCKLQEDSLAMASYQDELVYERHRHRYEFNNEYREAMEHAGLKFSGTSPDGRLVEIVELADHPWFLAVQFHPEFTSRPNRPQPLFREFVRAAVAHRG; via the coding sequence GTGGCAAAGTATATTTTTGTGACGGGCGGCGTTGTATCTTCTCTAGGCAAAGGGATTACCGCAGCGTCCCTGGGAAGATTGCTGAAGAATCGGGGGCTGAAGGTTACGATCCAAAAGTTCGACCCCTATATTAACGTAGATCCGGGTACAATGAGCCCGTATCAGCATGGCGAAGTGTTCGTTACCGATGACGGAGCAGAGACCGATCTCGATCTCGGACATTACGAGCGCTTCATCGACATCAACCTGTCGAAGAACAGCAATGTTACAACCGGCAAGGTTTATTCTTCGGTCATCTCCAAAGAGCGCCGCGGTGAATACCTGGGCGGCACCGTTCAAGTGATTCCGCATATTACGAATGAGATCAAGGAGCGCGTCTTCCGCGCCGGCAAGGAAGCCGGTTCCGACGTCGTTATTACCGAGATCGGCGGCACCGTCGGCGACATCGAGAGCCTTCCGTTCCTGGAAGCCATCCGCCAGATTAAGAGCGATGTGGGCCGCGACAACGTCATGTACATCCATGTCACTTTGATTCCATACATCAAGGCTGCCGGCGAAGTGAAGACGAAGCCGACACAGCACAGCGTGAAGGAGCTGCGGAGCATCGGGATTCAGCCGAACATGCTCGTATGCCGGACGGAGCACGCTTTGTCCGAGGACTTGAAGCGCAAGATCTCGCTCTTCTGCGATATCGATGCCAATGCCGTCGTGGAATGCCGAGATGCGTCCACTTTGTATGAAGTGCCGCTGATGCTTCGCGATCAAGGCATGGATGACATTGTCGTCAATCATTTGAAGCTGGAGACGCAGCAGCCGGATATGACCGAGTGGATCAAGCTCGTCGATCGCGTGAAGCAGCTCCAGGGACAAGTCGAGATTGCGATCGTAGGCAAATATGTCGCCCTGCACGATGCGTATCTGTCTGTCGTCGAAGCATTGGCGCACGCAGGGTTCGATGCGAATACGGAAGTGAACATTCGCTGGGTCAATGCGGAGGAGATTACGGACGACAATGCGCGGGAGCGTCTCGAAGGTGTCCACGGCATTCTGGTGCCGGGCGGCTTCGGGGACCGGGGCATTGAAGGCAAAGTATCCGCGATCCGCTATGCGCGCGAGCAGAAAATTCCGTTCTTCGGTATTTGCCTCGGCATGCAGGTGGCGGTTATCGAATATGCCCGTTCCGTGCTGGGCATGACGGGCGCGAACAGCTCGGAGATCAATCCGTCGACCGATTACCCGGTCATCGACCTGCTTCCGGAACAGAAAGACATCGAGGATCTGGGCGGAACGATGCGTCTGGGACTGTATCCGTGCAAGCTTCAGGAAGATTCGCTTGCGATGGCAAGCTATCAGGACGAGTTGGTGTATGAACGCCATCGTCACCGTTATGAATTCAACAATGAATACCGCGAAGCGATGGAGCACGCCGGGCTGAAGTTCAGCGGCACGTCTCCGGACGGGCGGCTGGTCGAGATCGTGGAGCTGGCCGATCATCCATGGTTCCTGGCGGTGCAATTCCATCCGGAATTCACATCCCGTCCGAATCGCCCGCAGCCGCTGTTCCGGGAGTTTGTCCGGGCGGCCGTGGCACACCGCGGATAA
- a CDS encoding response regulator yields the protein MDKKKVLIVDDQNGIRVLLMEVFSSEGYSTYQASNGKIALNIVREESPDIVLLDMKIPGMDGLEILKQIKKMEPQMKVIMMTAYGELDMIKEATDLGAIMHFTKPFDIDEMRVAVNMTLQQDHSAANPANMTT from the coding sequence TTGGATAAGAAGAAAGTATTGATAGTCGATGATCAAAACGGTATTCGAGTTCTTCTGATGGAAGTATTCAGCAGTGAAGGGTACTCGACTTACCAGGCTTCCAACGGGAAGATTGCATTGAACATCGTGCGTGAGGAATCTCCGGATATTGTCTTGCTGGACATGAAGATTCCAGGCATGGACGGCTTGGAAATCTTGAAGCAGATTAAGAAAATGGAGCCGCAGATGAAAGTGATTATGATGACAGCTTACGGAGAGCTAGATATGATCAAGGAAGCGACCGATCTCGGCGCGATCATGCATTTTACGAAGCCGTTCGACATTGATGAGATGAGAGTGGCGGTGAACATGACGCTTCAACAGGACCATTCGGCGGCGAACCCGGCGAATATGACGACATGA
- the fba gene encoding class II fructose-1,6-bisphosphate aldolase, giving the protein MPLVSMNEFLPKAKAGKFAVGQFNINNLEFTQAITEAAMEENAPIIFGVSEGALRYMGMEYTVAMAQAAAKKSGLPIALHLDHGSTFEVAMACIRAGFSSVMFDGSHHAYEDNIRLTKEVVKAAHAMGVSVEGELGTIGGVEDDLEVDEASAQLAKPDEAIRFYEETGVDALAIAVGTAHGMYKGEPKLHYDIIEAVASKIPVPVVLHGGSGVPDESIRKAIAAGAGKINVNTENQVACTAAIREALAKDADVIDPRKYLTPARKAMVEVVRGKIRLFGSNNQA; this is encoded by the coding sequence ATGCCATTAGTTTCGATGAACGAATTCCTGCCAAAAGCAAAAGCGGGCAAATTTGCGGTGGGCCAATTCAACATTAACAACCTAGAGTTTACACAAGCGATTACGGAAGCAGCTATGGAAGAGAATGCGCCAATTATTTTCGGTGTATCCGAAGGGGCATTGCGTTATATGGGAATGGAATATACAGTTGCCATGGCGCAAGCGGCTGCGAAGAAATCCGGCTTGCCAATCGCTTTGCATCTTGACCACGGCAGCACATTTGAAGTCGCTATGGCTTGTATCCGTGCAGGATTCTCTTCCGTCATGTTCGACGGATCCCATCATGCATACGAAGACAACATTCGCTTGACTAAGGAAGTCGTTAAAGCGGCTCATGCGATGGGCGTATCCGTCGAGGGCGAATTGGGAACTATCGGCGGGGTCGAAGACGACCTGGAAGTGGATGAAGCATCCGCACAGCTGGCTAAGCCGGATGAAGCAATCCGTTTCTATGAAGAAACAGGCGTTGACGCGCTTGCGATTGCGGTAGGTACTGCTCACGGCATGTACAAAGGCGAGCCAAAACTTCATTACGATATCATTGAAGCGGTAGCTTCCAAAATTCCTGTACCGGTTGTACTTCATGGCGGTTCCGGGGTGCCTGACGAATCCATCCGCAAAGCAATCGCGGCAGGTGCCGGCAAAATCAACGTGAACACCGAGAACCAAGTCGCTTGTACGGCGGCGATCCGCGAAGCATTGGCGAAGGATGCCGATGTTATCGACCCTCGTAAATATTTGACTCCAGCTCGTAAAGCGATGGTGGAAGTCGTTCGGGGCAAAATTCGCTTGTTCGGCAGCAACAACCAAGCGTAA
- a CDS encoding UDP-N-acetylglucosamine 1-carboxyvinyltransferase: MEKLMISGGRPLRGAVQISGAKNSAVALIPAAILAETEVVLDNLPELSDVATYMEILTELGGQVSWEGSCLRIDPSQMISVPMHNGPVKKLRASYYMMGALLGRFGEATIGMPGGCNFEPRPIDQHIKGFEALGATVTNDHGSVHIYARELRGAKIYLDVVSVGATINIMLAASRAKGTTIIENAAKEPEIIDVATLLNAMGARIKGAGTETIRIEGVDSLRGCTHSIIPDRIQAGTYMIAAAATCGDILIDNVIPKHLEALTAKLEEMGVRVIEGDESLRVIGQPEYNSIDVKALVYPGFPTDLQSPMTSLLTQAKGVSMLTDLVYSSRFKHVPELARMGAKIRVEGRTAVIEGTKLNAAKVRASDLRAGAALVIAGLTVDTDVTEISGVEFIDRGYDHLVSNLRNLGADVWRQVE; encoded by the coding sequence ATGGAGAAGTTAATGATTAGCGGCGGTCGGCCGCTTCGGGGAGCCGTGCAAATCAGCGGTGCCAAAAATAGCGCGGTAGCGCTTATTCCTGCAGCAATCCTTGCGGAGACGGAAGTCGTACTGGATAATTTGCCCGAACTGAGCGATGTCGCCACTTATATGGAGATCTTGACGGAGCTTGGCGGACAGGTTAGCTGGGAAGGTTCCTGTCTGCGCATCGATCCGTCGCAGATGATCTCGGTACCGATGCACAATGGACCCGTTAAAAAACTGCGGGCCTCCTACTATATGATGGGCGCGCTTCTGGGCCGGTTCGGCGAAGCGACCATCGGCATGCCGGGGGGCTGCAATTTCGAGCCTCGCCCGATCGATCAGCATATCAAAGGCTTTGAAGCTTTGGGCGCGACAGTGACGAACGATCACGGCTCCGTCCATATTTACGCGCGGGAACTTCGCGGCGCCAAAATCTATTTGGATGTCGTCAGTGTAGGGGCGACCATTAACATTATGCTTGCTGCCTCACGCGCCAAGGGCACTACGATTATTGAAAATGCGGCCAAAGAGCCTGAAATTATAGATGTTGCCACACTGCTTAATGCGATGGGCGCCCGCATCAAGGGAGCGGGCACGGAGACGATCCGCATTGAAGGCGTGGACAGCCTGCGCGGCTGTACGCACTCGATTATTCCGGACCGCATTCAGGCGGGAACGTATATGATTGCGGCTGCGGCCACCTGCGGCGATATTCTGATCGATAATGTTATTCCTAAACATCTGGAAGCCCTTACGGCGAAGCTGGAAGAAATGGGCGTGCGCGTTATCGAGGGCGATGAGTCGCTTCGCGTTATTGGCCAGCCCGAATACAACAGCATCGATGTGAAGGCGCTTGTCTATCCCGGATTCCCGACGGATCTCCAGTCCCCGATGACCAGCTTGCTGACGCAAGCCAAAGGGGTGAGCATGCTGACGGATCTCGTATACAGCAGCCGCTTCAAGCATGTCCCGGAGCTGGCCCGCATGGGAGCCAAAATACGGGTTGAAGGGCGAACCGCCGTGATCGAAGGCACGAAGCTGAATGCCGCGAAGGTGAGAGCTTCCGATCTGCGTGCCGGCGCCGCGCTCGTCATTGCCGGCTTAACGGTAGATACCGATGTCACGGAGATTTCAGGAGTGGAATTTATCGACCGCGGGTATGATCATCTCGTGTCCAATTTGCGCAATCTTGGCGCCGATGTATGGCGTCAGGTGGAATAA
- the rho gene encoding transcription termination factor Rho, whose product MDLQISDLETKKLTELYKLAKEFQIPGYGQLKKKELIFAILRAQAEQGGYMFMEGVLDILPEGFGFLRPINYLPSAEDIYISQSQIRRFDLRTGDVVSGKCRPPKENERYFGLLQINAVNGENPEDAAQRLHFPALTPLYPQKKLVLETSPSRISTRIMDLIAPVGLGQRGLIVAPPKAGKTLLLKEIANSISENNPEIELFVLLIDERPEEVTDMQRSVKGEVVASTFDEVPENHIKVAELVLERALRLVEHKKDVVILLDSITRLARAYNLVIPPSGRTLSGGIDPASFHRPKRFFGSARNIEEGGSLTILATALVETGSRMDDIIYEEFKGTGNMELHLDRKLAERRIFPAIDIRRSGTRREEMLLSKEELDKLWMIRKNMNETPEFIDQFLKKLRDTKTNTEFLATLDTNGNTPTPTRRTRSTSVS is encoded by the coding sequence ATGGATTTACAAATTTCCGATTTGGAAACGAAAAAGTTGACCGAATTGTACAAGCTGGCGAAGGAGTTCCAAATTCCGGGTTACGGTCAATTGAAGAAAAAAGAATTGATTTTCGCGATTTTGCGTGCGCAAGCGGAGCAGGGCGGCTACATGTTCATGGAGGGCGTTCTTGACATTTTGCCGGAAGGCTTCGGCTTCCTTCGGCCGATTAACTATTTGCCGAGCGCGGAAGATATTTATATCTCACAGTCGCAAATTCGTAGATTCGATCTGAGAACGGGGGATGTCGTTTCAGGCAAGTGCCGTCCTCCGAAAGAGAATGAGCGCTACTTCGGTCTGCTGCAGATCAATGCCGTGAATGGTGAAAATCCAGAAGATGCCGCGCAACGGCTGCACTTCCCTGCATTAACTCCTCTTTATCCGCAGAAGAAGCTGGTGCTCGAAACTTCCCCATCCCGCATTTCAACACGGATTATGGATTTGATTGCTCCTGTCGGCTTGGGACAGCGCGGCTTAATCGTCGCACCGCCTAAGGCCGGTAAGACGCTTCTCCTCAAAGAAATCGCGAACAGCATCTCGGAGAATAATCCTGAAATTGAGCTGTTCGTGCTTCTGATCGACGAGCGTCCGGAAGAAGTAACCGACATGCAGCGTTCCGTCAAGGGCGAAGTCGTGGCATCCACATTCGATGAAGTGCCAGAAAATCATATCAAGGTCGCCGAACTGGTGCTTGAGCGTGCCCTTCGTCTCGTAGAGCACAAGAAGGACGTAGTCATCCTGCTGGACAGCATCACCCGGCTGGCTCGGGCATATAACCTGGTTATTCCGCCATCGGGCCGGACGCTGTCGGGCGGTATCGATCCGGCTTCCTTCCATCGTCCGAAGCGATTCTTCGGCTCGGCGCGTAACATCGAGGAAGGCGGCAGCTTGACCATTCTGGCGACGGCTCTGGTCGAGACCGGGTCGCGCATGGATGATATCATCTACGAGGAATTCAAAGGCACGGGCAACATGGAGCTGCATCTGGATCGCAAATTGGCGGAACGCCGTATTTTCCCGGCCATCGATATCCGACGCTCCGGCACGCGCCGGGAGGAGATGCTGCTGTCGAAGGAAGAGCTCGACAAGCTGTGGATGATTCGGAAAAATATGAACGAAACGCCGGAGTTCATCGATCAATTCCTGAAGAAGCTGCGTGATACGAAGACGAACACGGAATTCTTGGCTACCTTGGATACGAACGGCAACACGCCGACGCCGACGCGCCGCACCCGGAGCACTTCGGTCAGCTGA
- the rpmE gene encoding 50S ribosomal protein L31, with translation MKEAIQPKYHITTVTCACGNTFETGSVKENLKVEVCSACHPFFTGKQKFLDAGGRVDRFKKKYGM, from the coding sequence ATGAAAGAAGCGATTCAACCCAAATACCACATTACAACGGTAACTTGCGCATGCGGCAATACGTTCGAAACAGGTTCGGTTAAGGAAAACCTGAAGGTAGAGGTGTGCTCGGCTTGCCATCCGTTCTTCACAGGCAAACAGAAGTTTCTTGATGCAGGCGGTCGTGTGGATAGATTTAAGAAGAAATATGGCATGTAA
- a CDS encoding ATP-binding protein, with protein sequence MTELNQSLGSQQACTLSSAGSTEGQDQEQGKLNLLQQFAGAFLKDVNLGILLLDVQFRLVDISEMACRILGWVKPEVLHRRVNDLFGEMPTEYHLVQRSLLEGVVTQNHAVSWTNGSDRYDLLMDSNVLRDEQGQIVGAYVLFKDVSNLRSLEEQVQRSDRLAMIGQIAAGTAHEIRNPLTSIKGFLQMFKKKLGEHGMIKEVHYTDIMLTEINRINELVGEFLLLSKPKHLTIERVNLHQVLGEILPIIQNEAVLHAVQVNYKADEPLPLIIGDRELLKQVFINIAKNGIEAVSEGGVLNVTARRDDESKRVLIEIQDSGPGIPCYIIDKIFDPFFTTKANGTGLGLSVCQRIIHDLGGSIRVSSKGYGTTFTLYFPFPLP encoded by the coding sequence ATGACGGAATTGAATCAGTCCCTTGGTTCTCAGCAAGCGTGTACCCTCTCCTCTGCCGGATCGACAGAGGGCCAGGATCAGGAGCAAGGGAAGCTGAATTTGCTGCAGCAATTTGCGGGTGCTTTTTTGAAGGACGTCAATCTGGGCATCCTGCTTCTCGATGTCCAGTTCCGCCTGGTGGATATTAGCGAAATGGCGTGCCGGATTCTCGGATGGGTGAAGCCCGAAGTGCTGCATCGCCGGGTCAATGACCTGTTCGGCGAGATGCCGACGGAGTATCATCTTGTGCAGCGGTCGCTTCTGGAAGGTGTCGTTACACAAAATCATGCCGTCTCCTGGACCAACGGATCGGATCGCTATGATCTGCTGATGGACTCGAACGTGCTGCGGGATGAACAGGGCCAGATTGTTGGCGCTTACGTGTTGTTCAAGGATGTGTCCAATCTGCGCTCGCTGGAAGAGCAAGTGCAGCGGAGCGACAGGCTGGCCATGATCGGGCAGATCGCGGCCGGAACGGCTCACGAGATACGGAACCCGCTCACCTCGATCAAGGGCTTCCTGCAAATGTTCAAGAAGAAGCTCGGCGAGCATGGCATGATCAAGGAAGTGCATTACACCGATATTATGCTGACCGAGATTAACCGGATTAACGAGCTGGTCGGCGAGTTCCTGTTGCTGAGCAAGCCGAAGCATCTTACGATAGAGCGGGTGAATCTCCACCAGGTGCTGGGCGAGATTCTGCCCATCATTCAGAATGAGGCGGTACTGCATGCGGTTCAAGTCAACTACAAGGCGGACGAGCCGCTGCCTCTAATCATCGGCGACCGCGAGCTGCTCAAGCAGGTGTTCATTAATATTGCCAAAAACGGTATCGAGGCGGTGAGCGAAGGCGGCGTGTTGAATGTGACAGCGAGACGGGATGACGAGAGCAAGCGGGTGCTGATCGAGATTCAGGATTCGGGTCCGGGAATCCCATGTTACATTATCGACAAAATATTCGATCCGTTCTTCACGACCAAGGCGAACGGTACAGGTCTAGGATTGTCTGTCTGCCAGCGCATTATTCATGATCTGGGCGGTTCGATACGGGTATCAAGCAAAGGCTATGGCACGACATTCACCCTTTACTTCCCGTTCCCTTTGCCATAA
- the dnaX gene encoding DNA polymerase III subunit gamma/tau, translating into MGHIALYRAWRPQSFGDMVGQQHIIQTLQNSLRERRFSHAYLFSGPRGTGKTTAAKIMAKAVNCEQGPGPEPCNECEACRRITAGAVMDVVEIDAASNRGVEEIRDLREKVKYAPSEVRHKVYIIDEVHMLTTEAFNALLKTLEEPPAHVMFILATTEPHRLPATIISRCQRFDFRRVTLEEQVARLEQVCRDEGIEADRDSLTYIAKLSDGGMRDAISLLDQAASFTDGRLDYRQVLDITGGIPEEQFADIARAVQAGDVGSVLATVESMMQEGKSADKCMESLLYFFRDLLMMKMVPDGEGLTDRLTRVEAFREMADAFEAASLFQIIDTLNRYQTDMKYAVQPQTLFEVALLQLAVQNQPGALSSQPEAGTAERQADRSDAVGSSSVVQQLQRQVASLEAKLNELAKARVPDGRSDGGQAERSPAATRAPARVSRMAKQPPHFERYTASKDSADSNRIRSNWGQVLQRVKEAGVTIHAWLVNGEPVSALEDRVLVAFKNTIHRDTTEKPNNKQVIERVLSEVFGKPYQLDTMMLKDWEEAAEKSAGEKEEPAFRLEPEGSEAEPAQEPWIDEALHMFGEDLVVIKE; encoded by the coding sequence ATGGGACATATTGCATTGTATCGCGCTTGGCGGCCACAGTCATTCGGTGACATGGTCGGACAACAGCATATCATTCAGACATTGCAAAACTCGCTGCGTGAGCGGCGATTTTCGCATGCCTACCTTTTCAGTGGTCCCCGGGGAACCGGCAAGACCACTGCTGCAAAGATCATGGCCAAAGCGGTCAACTGCGAACAGGGACCCGGTCCAGAGCCCTGCAATGAATGCGAAGCCTGCCGGCGCATCACCGCCGGTGCGGTCATGGATGTCGTCGAGATTGACGCCGCATCCAACCGGGGCGTAGAAGAAATTCGCGATCTTCGGGAAAAGGTCAAATACGCGCCTTCCGAGGTCCGCCACAAAGTGTATATTATTGATGAGGTTCACATGTTGACGACGGAGGCCTTCAACGCGCTGCTCAAGACGCTGGAGGAACCTCCTGCCCATGTCATGTTCATTCTGGCCACGACGGAGCCTCACCGCCTGCCGGCGACTATCATCTCCCGGTGCCAGCGGTTTGATTTCCGCAGAGTGACGCTGGAGGAACAGGTTGCCCGACTGGAGCAAGTGTGCAGGGATGAGGGGATTGAGGCAGACCGGGACAGTCTCACCTATATCGCGAAGCTGTCGGATGGCGGCATGCGCGATGCGATCAGCCTGCTCGATCAGGCGGCATCCTTCACCGATGGACGTCTTGACTATCGGCAAGTCCTGGACATCACCGGCGGCATACCGGAGGAGCAGTTCGCGGATATCGCCCGTGCCGTTCAAGCGGGGGATGTAGGATCCGTGCTGGCCACGGTGGAGTCGATGATGCAGGAAGGGAAGAGCGCGGACAAGTGCATGGAGAGTCTGCTCTACTTTTTCCGGGATCTGCTGATGATGAAGATGGTGCCGGACGGAGAAGGGCTGACGGATCGGCTAACGCGTGTGGAAGCGTTCCGGGAGATGGCCGATGCTTTTGAAGCGGCGAGCCTATTCCAGATTATCGACACATTGAACCGGTATCAGACAGACATGAAATATGCGGTGCAACCGCAAACGTTATTCGAGGTAGCCTTGCTGCAGTTAGCCGTGCAGAACCAACCGGGGGCGCTGAGCAGCCAACCGGAGGCGGGAACGGCTGAAAGGCAGGCTGATCGTTCCGATGCGGTGGGATCTTCTTCCGTCGTGCAACAATTGCAGCGTCAAGTTGCGTCATTAGAAGCGAAGCTGAATGAATTGGCGAAGGCAAGAGTACCGGATGGGCGGTCAGACGGCGGACAAGCCGAACGGAGCCCAGCGGCCACCAGAGCGCCTGCGCGGGTGTCGCGGATGGCGAAGCAGCCGCCTCACTTCGAACGGTATACTGCCTCGAAGGATTCCGCTGACTCGAACCGCATCCGCTCCAATTGGGGGCAGGTGCTGCAGCGGGTGAAGGAAGCCGGCGTCACGATTCACGCTTGGCTTGTTAATGGGGAGCCGGTATCGGCACTGGAAGATCGGGTGCTGGTCGCCTTCAAAAATACGATTCACCGGGATACGACCGAGAAGCCCAATAACAAGCAGGTGATTGAGCGCGTCTTGTCCGAAGTGTTCGGCAAGCCATATCAGCTCGATACGATGATGCTGAAGGATTGGGAAGAGGCGGCGGAGAAGTCTGCCGGAGAGAAGGAAGAGCCGGCGTTCCGGCTGGAGCCGGAAGGTTCCGAAGCGGAACCGGCACAAGAACCTTGGATTGACGAGGCGCTTCACATGTTCGGGGAAGACCTCGTTGTCATAAAAGAGTAA
- a CDS encoding YbaB/EbfC family nucleoid-associated protein, which translates to MNNMNQMMKQVKKMQEQMLKAQEQLADKKIIGTSGGGAVTVEVNGHKKVLSITLKPEVVDPEDIEMLQDLVITAVNDALTKAEDMANDDMAKFTGGMKIPGLF; encoded by the coding sequence ATGAACAATATGAATCAAATGATGAAACAGGTTAAAAAGATGCAAGAGCAAATGCTGAAGGCCCAGGAGCAGTTGGCTGACAAGAAAATAATTGGTACCTCCGGCGGCGGCGCAGTCACCGTTGAAGTGAACGGCCACAAGAAAGTGCTCAGCATTACGCTTAAGCCTGAAGTCGTTGATCCGGAAGATATCGAAATGCTTCAAGATCTCGTAATTACCGCTGTCAATGACGCGCTGACCAAAGCAGAAGATATGGCTAATGACGATATGGCCAAATTTACAGGCGGTATGAAAATTCCTGGCTTGTTCTAA